A part of Solea solea chromosome 8, fSolSol10.1, whole genome shotgun sequence genomic DNA contains:
- the smarcad1a gene encoding SWI/SNF-related matrix-associated actin-dependent regulator of chromatin subfamily A containing DEAD/H box 1A yields the protein MSLFNLDRFRFDKKAASSANKGEDGGSESPESEKENKPAKMKSVRGPPKPRGVVFEEVDIEDDEVPSEPKTKLTQLAPKRKFKNPVVKSSNKVSHHVDDEDSELEAKIDRLLEMFPQLRREELLEVIEDTSTMDGAIAACLLKFGDKGEEQTRKRKVDGSGSSQDSGVAQPSKKRKSSVASADNNDDDDDDDDEDEDDDEDKEPSWEKQEAMVKRLQKKFPDQDKEELRLVLQEHNWNAEEALQVLQMFSEPDNSSFSSPESEEEKSSKSKSKDKSSRKHKELGQHKGHRHGVGRNDPGHSKELEPLSESDLNSGDDTETTKDSEDESDQNDSKGFKNNNRCSTLTTWLETSSHSVSSSSSVKNISTSAKPSSSSANMLSRFASGTSIAKTQAAESKRKARASLEHVIISEGEDDDEEDTVSSEFDDSDNEPDNESAMTEIKREMLKFFQDASTDELSLISGCSVKKAQKIVELRPFNSWKALAEVFHKDNGLSEDLLLGCRLVLKERKVVLGLMSKCQTISSKMVQRVTRVMEPGSGVAKQPSLLNSQLKMKPYQLIGLKWLLLLHEHKLSAILADEMGLGKTIQAIAFLAKLYENGIEGPHLITVPSSTLDNWVRELKLWCPTLGVLVYYGSVEDRRYLRYDILSGKTDFNVIVTTYNLAIGNDNDRSLFRKLNLKYAVFDEGHMLKNMNTLRYRHLMAINAEHRLLLTGTPLQNNLLELISLLNFIMPSMFSSSTTQLSKMFSMKSHEESRFERDRISQAKLIMKPFILRRVKSEVLKQLPVKEEKVEFCSMSEKQQVLYDSLFKKLKDSTSGANRELCNVMMQLRKMANHPLLHRQYYTTDKLKAMSKLMLKEPTHNDADAALIQEDMEVMSDFELHRLCQQYYSITSYQLDTELLLDSGKFHYLTELLGSFKNKGDRVVLFSQFTMMLDIVEVLLRHLKHRYVRLDGSTPIANRIVLIDEFNTDPDIFVFLLSTRAGGLGINLTSANVVILHDIDCNPYNDKQAEDRCHRVGQSRTVKVIKLISKDSIEDCILQLGQKKLKLEKDMTASDQDGQATITEDMASLLKASLGL from the exons ATGAGTTTGTTCAATTTGGACCGTTTTCGTTTCGACAAAAAGGCGGCGTCGTCAGCTAACAAAGGCGAGGACGGCGGCTCTGAGAGTCCAGAATCGGAGAAGGAGAACAAGCCAG CCAAGATGAAATCTGTCAGAGGCCCACCGAAGCCCAGAGGAGTAGTTTTTGAGGAAGTTGACATAGAAGATGATGAGGTCCCCTCAGAACCAAAGACTAAATTGACTCAATTAGCCCCCAAAAGGAAATTCAA GAATCCAGTTGTGAAATCATCAAATAAGGTATCGCATCATgtggatgatgaggacagtgaaTTGGAGGCTAAGATTGACAGGCTTTTAGAGATGTTTCCTCAGTTAAGGAGGGAAGAGCTTCTAGAG GTCATTGAAGACACAAGCACAATGGATGGGGCCATAGCTGCCTGTCTTTTGAAGTTTGGTGATAAAGGAGAAG AACAAACCCGGAAGAGAAAGGTGGATGGATCTGGAAGCTCTCAGGACAGTGGAGTTGCTCAACCTAGCAAAAAGAGGAAATCATCTGTT GCCTCtgctgataataatgatgatgatgatgatgatgatgatgaagatgaagacgacGATGAAGATAAAGAGCCCAGCTGGGAGAAGCAGGAGGCCATGGTGAAGAGACTGCAGAAAAAGTTTCCTGACCAAGACAAGGAG GAGCTGCGGCTGGTGCTGCAGGAACACAACTGGAATGCTGAAGAAGCTCTGCAGGTTCTGCAGATGTTTTCTGAACCAG aTAATAGCAGCTTTAGCTCTCCTGAGTCTGAAGAAGAGAAATCGAGTAAATCAAAGAGCAAAGACAAATCAAGTAGGAAGCACAAAGAGTTGGGGCAACACAAAGGTCACAGACACGGTGTAGGGCGGAATGATCCTGGACACTCCAAAGAACTTGAACCCCTCAGTGAATCAGATTTGAACAGTGGAGACGACACAGAAACTACAAAGGACAGTGAAGATGAATCGGACCAAAATGACAGCAAAggtttcaaaaataataatagatgTTCCACTCTGACTACATGGCTTGAAACAAGTTCTCACTCagtgtcttcctcctcttctgtgaAGAATATATCTACCTCAGCaaagccctcctcctcctctgccaatATGTTGTCCAGATTTGCCAGTGGGACCAGTATAGCTAAGACGCAAGCAGCAGAGAGCAAGAGAAAGGCACGAGCCTCACTTGAACATGTTATTATTTCTGAGGGGGAAGACGATGACGAAGAGGACACCGTTAGCAGCGAGTTTGACGACTCGGACAATGAGCCAGACAATGAAAGTGCCATGACCGAAATTAAGAGGGAAATGCTGAAGTTTTTCCAGGACGCATCGACAGACGAGTTGTCCCTGATCTCTGGGTGTTCTGTCAAAAAGGCCCAGAAAATTGTGGAACTGAGACCCTTCAATAGCTGGAAAGCCTTG GCTGAAGTCTTTCATAAAGATAACGGACTCTCTGAGGACTTGCTCCTTGGCTGTAGACTTGTCCTCAAAGAGCGGAAGGTTGTCTTGGGGCTCATGTCCAAATGTCAGACCATTTCCTCAAAAATGGTCCAACGGGTGACACGGGTGATGGAGCCGGGCAGTGGGGTCGCGAAACAGCCCAGCTTACTGAACAGCCA GTTGAAGATGAAACCTTATCAGCTGATTGGTCTGAAGTGGCTGCTCCTTCTGCATGAGCACAAACTGAGTGCCATCCTTGCTGATGAAATG GGTTTGGGCAAAACTATTCAGGCTATAGCGTTTCTGGCCAAGCTGTATGAGAATGGAATAGAGGGTCCTCATCTCATCACTGTGCCTTCATCTACACTGG ATAACTGGGTCAGAGAGCTGAAGCTGTGGTGTCCGACCCTCGGTGTTCTAGTCTATTATG GATCTGTGGAAGATCGCCGCTACCTCAGATATGACATCCTCTCTGGCAAAACTGACTTCAACGTCATAGTGACCAC gtACAACTTGGCTATAGGAAACGACAACGATCGCAGCCTCTTCCGCAAGCTGAATCTGAAGTATGCCGTCTTTGACGAGGGTCATATGCTGAAAAACATGAACACTCTACGCTACCGCCACCTCATGGCCATTAAT GCAGAGCATCGCTTGCTGCTGACAGGAACTCCTTTACAGAACAACCTCTTGGAGCTGATATCGCTCCTGAACTTTATCATGCCCTCTATGTTCTCCAGCTCCACCACACAGCTCTCTAAAATGTTTTCTATg AAATCCCATGAGGAGAGCCGTTTTGAGAGGGATCGCATTTCTCAGGCCAAACTTATCATGAAACCGTTTATCCTCCGAAGAGTCAAGAGCGAG GTCCTCAAGCAGTTGCCAGTaaaggaggagaaggtggagTTCTGCTCAATGAGTGAGAAACAGCAGGTGCTGTATGACTCTCTCTTTAAAAAACTCAAGGATTCCACCAGTGGTGCAA ACCGCGAGTTGTGTAACGTGATGATGCAGCTGAGGAAAATGGCAAACCATCCGTTGCTTCATAGACAGTACTACACCACAGATAAGCTTAAAGCCATGAGCAAACTCATGCTCAAG GAGCCAACTCACAACGATGCAGATGCTGCTCTGATCCAGGAGGACATGGAGGTGATGTCGGACTTTGAGCTGCATCGTCTGTGTCAGCAGTACTACTCCATCACCTCCTACCAGCTGGACACGGAGCTCCTGCTCGACTCTGGGAAATTTCACTACCTCACGGAGCTGCTGGGctcttttaaaaacaag GGAGACAGAGTGGTGTTATTTAGTCAGTTCACCATGATGCTGGACATCGTGGAAGTGCTCCTCAGACATCTCAAGCATCGTTACGTCCGACTGGATGGATCCACACCCATAGCCAACAG gaTTGTGTTGATTGATGAGTTCAACACGGACCCTGACATATTTGTGTTCCTGCTGTCAACGCGAGCTGGAGGCCTGGGCATCAATCTCACCTCGGCTAACGTTGTCATTCTGCACGACATCGACTGCAATCCCTACAACGACAAACAGGCAGAGGACAGGTGTCACCGGGTCGGCCAGTCCAG AACTGTAAAGGTGATCAAGTTGATAAGTAAGGACAGCATAGAGGACTGTATTCTGCAGCTGGGCCAGAAGAAGCTCAAGCTTGAGAAGGACATGACGGCTTCTGACCAAG atGGGCAGGCGACCATAACTGAAGATATGGCATCTTTGCTCAAAGCGTCACTGGGATTGTGA
- the prf1.5 gene encoding perforin 1.5, whose translation MQAGGHRRSDFTLFTLALPVLLAVCGVRGCRIGSGSACEKAPLVPGHNLAGEGFDVVRMRRTGAYVINVKAHLADNHTCTLCPNRFQNGQIQRLPAAVLDWRPFSRCSKQLSSALHHSVESLLRSSNSLVNNNWNLGLSLDKYGTAVLGGSRSDLAKFAHSQHSVDKATFAIHEISCTYYSYRLADHPQLSAEFTKHLKRLPQSLNTSQSRALYRRLINTYGTHYIYQVQLGGKVRRITAFRTCLATLKGFSESEINNCLNAELRVALGFIPANATFSNKCETLLKGNMSMGFYQGFMTHKIEVIGGDKYFPDILYQQDPSDAYYSWMNSLHDSPDVVSYAISPLHHLVEDLQVSDNLRSVITDYIKENQLQEQSASKNCSPTPNLDHNCCPLRAGRGHLRLEIHRAVGMKADTFTKTDAYVKIFYNGKYEETDTVMDDNNPVWNATYDFGSVELGQELRFEVWDRDVLYNDMAGICVTFPERGTHSLSCQLSKGVLYFTYSTKCDAHLTGFRCGRYSPNAE comes from the exons ATGCAAGCAGGAGGACATCGACGGAGCGACTTCACTCTGTTTACACTGGCTCTGCCGGTTCTGCTGGCCGTCTGTGGAGTCCGGGGCTGTCGGATTGGCTCTGGGTCAGCGTGTGAGAAAGCTCCTCTTGTCCCAGGCCACAATCTGGCAGGAGAGGGTTTCGACGTGGTGCGGATGCGTCGGACGGGGGCGTATGTCATCAATGTCAAAGCTCATCTCGCCGACAACCACACGTGCACTCTGTGTCCAAACCGTTTCCAAAATGGAcag ATTCAGAGGCTCCCGGCCGCAGTGCTGGACTGGCGTCCCTTCAGCCGCTGCAGTAAGCAGCTCTCTAGTGCCCTTCACCACtctgtggagtctctgctgcGCAGCTCCAACTCCCTGGTCAACAACAACTGGAACCTGGGGTTGAGTCTGGATAAATATGGCACGGCAGTGCTCGGAGGAAGCCGATCGGACCTGGCAAAGTTTGCTCACTCGCAGCACAGCGTGGACAAGGCCACTTTTGCTATCCATGAAATCAGTTGCACCTACTACAG CTACAGACTGGCCGACCACCCCCAGCTGAGCGCAGAGTTCACAAAACATCTGAAGAGACTCCCACAGAGTTTAAACACAAGCCAGAGCAGAGCGCTGTACAGGCGGCTGATAAACACCTATGGAACACACTACATATACCAG GTCCAGCTCGGCGGTAAGGTGAGGCGGATCACCGCGTTCAGGACCTGCCTGGCGACACTGAAGGGTTTCTCCGAGTCTGAAATCAACAACTGCCTGAACGCTGAACTCCGAGTAGCTCTGGGTTTCATCCCCGCGAACGCAACCTTCTCCAACAAGTGTGAAACCCTCCTGAAGGGCAACATGAGCATGGGCTTCTACCAAGGCTTCATGACTCATAAAATTGAAGTCATTGGAGGCGATAAGTACTTTCCAGACATCCTCTACCAGCAGGACCCATCGGACGCATACTACAGCTGGATGAACAGCCTCCACGACAGCCCCGATGTGGTCTCTTACGCCATCTCTCCTCTGCACCACTTGGTGGAGGACTTGCAGGTCAGTGATAATCTGAGAAGCGTCATTACAGATTACATTAAGGAGAACCAGCTGCAGGAACAGTCTGCCTCCAAGAACTGTTCCCCAACTCCCAATCTGGATCACAACTGCTGTCCTTTAAGGGCAGGCAGAGGACACCTGAGACTGGAGATCCACAGAGCTGTAGGTATGAAGGCAGACACCTTCACAAAAACAGATGCCTATGTGAAAATCTTCTACAACGGCAAGTACGAGGAGACCGACACGGTGATGGACGATAACAACCCAGTGTGGAATGCTACTTATGACTTTGGTTCAGTCGAGCTGGGCCAGGAGTTGAGGTTTGAAGTCTGGGACAGGGATGTGCTCTATAATGACATGGCAGGGATATGCGTTACGTTTCCCGAGCGAGGAACTCACTCGCTGAGCTGTCAACTGAGCAAGGGAGTTCTCTACTTCACCTACTCCACAAAATGCGACGCTCACCTGACAGGCTTCAGGTGTGGACGGTACTCCCCCAATGCGGAATAA